Proteins encoded together in one Vigna angularis cultivar LongXiaoDou No.4 chromosome 5, ASM1680809v1, whole genome shotgun sequence window:
- the LOC108340546 gene encoding PHD finger protein At1g33420 has product MVVNERPSKRMKRRVTVDLYDFLTFPATADASSGQPFRTCVQRFLSDHARITFPPSLFPSLMTWQILFRVGDLVDGPDLSPSVVTLDIVEEDVTRSRTSVYCDQCRVVGWSGHPVCRKRYHFIIRAASNAIEPYQRPCSRCGNLLQLSETSCKSCNFAITVDDLEDWVYNQIEDNTHLLHGVVHSNGYGHLLTLSGREGGSKLLSGSDIMDFWDRLCTSISVRKVSVMDLSKKFGLEYRLLHAITKGHSWYGNWAYEFGTGSYALTQDAYKNAVNTLSSMPLSSFSFHGRGPRSRLECIISLYQSLAETELLNIQDLFSFLLMLIRECRKPIAMKTFKQTSNLLCTWTGKDVEEVQCALVKVLIASGACNESKWVTSRALKGAVCRGVSSPQLLDYCLKHFPGKLAANGMVVCSRCNPVSCAIEFRLGPMSNGLNTYSSYPTERQLISDLTFLFDSIIHPDKMMSYRPRIMRKRVADSARKLLDCKQFMKDYKPYEMAIELPSVIRLWCHVELSDQPKDDPSPPPELIVLPLNATVAELKSEATSAFQEVYAMYKRFQAEELLGYGSISDSLTVKFLLGTSGSVRIQGKCPAKHGLSRFRMERGTEVWKVDCTCGAKDDDGEKMLACDTCGVWQHTRCAGIDNSDGMPSKFVCMRCVNVYREETKKSPSSVEEPNGTCIFNSSCRDEAAAPTVSCNITVNFGVR; this is encoded by the exons ATGGTAGTCAACGAGAGACCATCCAAGAGGATGAAGAGGAGAGTCACAGTTGATCTCTATGATTTCCTCACTTTTCCGGCCACCGCCGACGCCTCCTCCGGCCAACCCTTTCGGACCTGTGTCCAACGCTTTCTCTCAGACCACGCGCGCATCACTTTCCCTCCCTCTTTATTTCCGTCTCTTATGACGTGGCAGATCTTGTTCCGTGTCGGAGACCTCGTTGATGGGCCCGATCTCTCACCTTCTGTTGTCACTCTTGACATTGTTGAGGAGGATGTTACTCGTTCTCGCACTTCTGTTTATTGTGACCAGTGCCGAGTCGTTG GGTGGAGTGGGCATCCGGTTTGTCGAAAGCGATATCATTTCATAATAAGGGCTGCAAGTAATGCAATCGAACCGTATCAAAGACCTTGTTCAAGATGTGGAAACCTTCTCCAATTATCTGAAACAAG CTGTAAATCGTGTAACTTTGCCATCACCGTGGATGACCTTGAGGACTGGGTGTATAATCAGATTGAAGATAACACCCATCTTCTTCATGGTGTGGTCCATTCCAATGGTTATGGTCACCTGCTTACTCTAAGTGGAAGAGAAGGTGGCTCTAAGCTTCTATCTGGATCTGATATTATGGATTTCTGGGACAGGCTATGTACTTCAATTTCTGTGAG GAAGGTTAGCGTGATGGACTTGTCCAAGAAATTCGGGCTGGAATACCGATTGCTTCATGCGATCACGAAAGGACATTCCTGGTATGGTAATTGGGCTTATGAATTTGGAACAGGCAGCTATGCTCTCACCCAAGATGCCTACAAAAACGCAGTGAATACCCTGTCAAGTATGCCcttgtcatcattttcatttcatggACGGGGACCACGAAGCCGCCTGGAGTGTATTATTTCTCTTTACCAGTCTTTGGCAGAAACAGAACTTCTAaacattcaagatctcttctcttttttgttGATGTTGATTCGTGAATGCCGTAAGCCAATAGCCATGAAAACTTTTAAGCAGACCAGTAATTTGTTGTGTACGTGGACGGGAAAAGATGTTGAAGAGGTGCAATGTGCTCTTGTCAAGGTATTGATTGCATCAGGTGCGTGTAACGAGTCTAAATGGGTGACAAGTCGTGCTCTGAAGGGTGCAGTATGCAGGGGTGTTTCATCTCCACAGCTTCTTGACTACTGTCTTAAGCACTTCCCTGGGAAATTAGCAGCCAATGGGATGGTAGTTTGTTCACGATGTAATCCCGTTTCCTGTGCAATCGAGTTCAG GTTGGGGCCGATGAGTAATGGTCTAAATACATATTCAAGCTATCCTACTGAAAGGCAACTGATCTCTGACTTGACATTTTTATTCGACTCGATAATACATCCTGACAAAATGATGTCATACAGACCTAGGATTATGAGGAAAAGGGTTGCTGATTCAGCCAGGAAGCTCCTTGACTGTAAACAGTTTATGAAAGATTACAAGCCATATGAAATGGCCATCGAACTGCCTTCTGTTATCAGGTTGTGGTGTCATGTCGAACTTTCTGATCAGCCTAAGGACGATCCATCCCCACCGCCAGAGCTTATAGTGTTGCCTTTGAATGCTACCGTTGCTGAGCTCAAGAGCGAAGCCACTAGTGCTTTCCAAGAGGTGTATGCAATGTATAAGAGGTTTCAAGCTGAAGAACTCCTAGGATATGGGTCAATCAGTGACTCCCTCACCGTGAAGTTCTTGCTTGGAACAAGTGGATCAGTCCGCATTCAAGGTAAATGCCCAGCAAAACATGGGCTAAGCAGATTCCGAATGGAACGAGGAACTGAGGTGTGGAAGGTTGATTGCACTTGTGGGGCCAAGGATGATGACGGAGAGAAAATGTTAGCATGTGATACCTGTGGCGTTTGGCAGCATACCAGATGCGCTGGAATTGATAATTCTGATGGCATGCCTTCTAAGTTTGTTTGCATGAGGTGTGTCAACGTGTACCGTGAGGAAACAAAAAAATCACCATCATCTGTTGAAGAACCGAACGGAACCTGTATATTCAACTCATCTTGCAGAGATGAGGCAGCAGCTCCAACAGTTTCATGTAACATAACTGTGAATTTTGGTGTACGTTGA